From the Thermomicrobiales bacterium genome, one window contains:
- a CDS encoding thiamine phosphate synthase, translating into MNGCAIPRLHLVGPLDAVSDAAFVEIATAAACGGINAVHVRLPGRPAADVLDITRQLKSSLPTSTALIVNDRVDVALAAGAVGVQLGERSLPVDAARSVAGTRLLLGRSIHDVDGARSAAALGADYLLAGNVYATDSHPGAAGRGLNWLSEIVDVVPIPVIAIGGITADCIADVMAAGAHGIAVGREILLATDPPAAARHLRDKLK; encoded by the coding sequence ATGAACGGTTGTGCGATCCCGCGCCTGCACCTCGTCGGCCCGCTCGATGCGGTCAGCGACGCTGCCTTCGTCGAGATCGCGACGGCAGCCGCCTGCGGTGGCATCAACGCGGTCCACGTTCGCCTGCCGGGTCGTCCAGCTGCTGATGTCCTGGACATCACACGGCAGTTGAAGTCGAGCCTTCCGACTTCGACGGCGCTGATCGTCAACGACCGCGTCGACGTGGCATTGGCGGCGGGGGCAGTTGGCGTCCAGTTGGGCGAGCGCTCGTTGCCGGTTGACGCGGCGAGATCAGTAGCGGGCACTCGACTCCTGCTGGGTCGCTCGATCCACGACGTCGACGGAGCGCGCTCAGCGGCAGCGCTGGGTGCCGACTACCTGCTGGCCGGCAACGTCTATGCGACCGACAGCCACCCCGGCGCTGCCGGACGTGGTCTCAACTGGCTGAGTGAGATCGTGGACGTAGTGCCAATTCCAGTGATCGCCATCGGCGGTATCACCGCTGACTGCATCGCCGACGTCATGGCGGCTGGCGCGCACGGCATCGCCGTCGGTCGAGAGATCCTGCTCGCCACCGACCCACCCGCAGCCGCCCGACACCTTCGTGACAAGCTCAAATGA
- the thiS gene encoding sulfur carrier protein ThiS — MQHTNEHIITLTLNGRPTEVAPGTSLGKLLDDQGIIRRMIAIEYNGEILPRHRYDETILGDGDELEVVQMVGGG; from the coding sequence ATGCAGCACACCAACGAACACATCATCACGCTAACGCTCAACGGGCGACCAACCGAAGTCGCCCCCGGCACCTCGCTGGGCAAGTTGCTCGACGATCAGGGCATCATCCGCCGCATGATCGCGATCGAGTACAACGGCGAAATCCTGCCGCGCCACCGCTACGACGAGACCATCCTCGGCGACGGCGACGAGCTGGAAGTCGTCCAGATGGTCGGCGGTGGATGA